The Bradyrhizobium sp. CCGB01 genome segment AAGGTTTTGGGCAGGTTTCTTGCCCCACGGCAGGTGTCATCGCCCGGCTCGCCGCCTTCGCCGAAGCTTCGGCGGCCGAGCGCCCCCGTGGGCCCGGCGTAGCCTTGGCGGAGCCGGGACCGGGCGATCCAGTACGCCGAGGCGCCTGCGATGACCAGAGGGGCCGCGGCGTACTGGATGCCCCGGTCAAGCCGGGGCATGACGGCGGAGGAGGCGGAGGGAGGTGCGCTCTCCTGACCCATCCCGATCACAAAAACGGCAATGATTAGCGCGCCTTACCATCACATAAAGGGCGTATTCGCACACGAATAGTCCGGTGGAGTTCCGCAAAGCTCACGCCCGGACTCATTGTTTGACCCAGTTTTTGGCTTAAGTAACAACCGTTCGCGCCCCGATTGGATTGTTTCGTGCTCACATCTTTTCGACATCTGCCCCGGCGGCACTCCGCCGGCCGGCTGGCCTTCGCGGCCCTTTGCGGGCTGGTCATGGCCTGGGGGGCGGATCCCGTGGCGGCGCAGGGCAAGCTCGAGGCGCAGTATGAGGCGACGCTGGCCGGCATTCCCGTCGGCAAGGGCGCCTGGAACATCGACATCGGCGACGACGTGTTCGCGGCCGCGGCCTCAGGCGGCACCACGGGGCTGCTGAAATCGTTCGCGGGCGGGTCCGGCACCGGCGCCTCGCAGGGGCGCGTCGTCAACGGCGCGCTGGTCGCGACCGGCTACCAGGCCTCCACCACCACCTCGAAGAAGACCGAAGAGATCCGCATCACGCTCGACAAGGGCAATGTGAAGGAGTTCGGCATCGTGCCGGAGCCGCCGGTCGATGCCGACCGCATCGTCGTCACCGACGCGCATCGCCGCGGCGTCTGGGATCCGATGACGGCCTCGCTGCTGCGCGTGCCCGGCACAGGC includes the following:
- a CDS encoding DUF3108 domain-containing protein, with the protein product MAWGADPVAAQGKLEAQYEATLAGIPVGKGAWNIDIGDDVFAAAASGGTTGLLKSFAGGSGTGASQGRVVNGALVATGYQASTTTSKKTEEIRITLDKGNVKEFGIVPEPPVDADRIVVTDAHRRGVWDPMTASLLRVPGTGDPVTPDACHNAAPVFDGRMRYDLKLDFKRMETVKAEKGYKGPVVVCSLYFVPVAGYIPDRPVIKYLAAQRNIEIAFAPVAGTRILVPFWLKVPTPLGPAMLEATSFITSPQPPRVAKTQ